One Candidatus Binataceae bacterium DNA window includes the following coding sequences:
- the pstC gene encoding phosphate ABC transporter permease subunit PstC — MDQNNLMTDPAGIETATAQSRARMRQHAAESAGWGGYPDRLAAKLFVSAMYLACGIFLALVIGLFLELLLNSLPSIRAFGLSFLWSSSWDPVASKFGALPFIYGTVVSSTVAIVLAGAIGVLAAIYLAEFSPDWVSTPLGFLIELLAAVPSVVYGLWGLFVLAPIIRNILGPFLQHGLGFLPLFTGPIYGVGMLAAVLILALMIVPTVAAISRDVIAAVPQTQREAMLALGATRWEVIRRVVLPTARIGIFGACILALGRAIGETIATTMVIGNRPVISASLFAPGYTLSSVIANEFTEATTTVYLSALVELGLLLFIVSMIVNGLARLLLWSIVRPAK, encoded by the coding sequence GTGGATCAGAATAACCTTATGACCGATCCGGCCGGGATCGAGACGGCGACCGCGCAGAGCCGCGCGCGAATGCGGCAGCACGCGGCGGAGTCAGCCGGATGGGGCGGCTACCCGGATCGGCTCGCGGCGAAGCTCTTTGTCAGCGCCATGTATCTCGCGTGCGGAATTTTTCTCGCACTGGTCATCGGCTTGTTCCTCGAGCTGCTGCTCAATTCACTGCCGTCGATTCGGGCATTTGGCCTGAGCTTCCTGTGGTCAAGCAGTTGGGATCCGGTTGCGAGCAAGTTCGGCGCGTTGCCGTTCATCTACGGCACCGTCGTGAGTTCGACTGTTGCGATTGTGCTGGCGGGCGCGATCGGCGTGCTGGCGGCGATCTACCTGGCCGAATTCTCGCCGGACTGGGTCAGCACCCCGCTCGGTTTTTTGATCGAGCTGCTGGCCGCCGTGCCGAGCGTAGTTTACGGTCTGTGGGGACTCTTCGTCCTCGCGCCGATTATCAGAAATATTCTCGGGCCATTTCTGCAGCATGGGCTTGGCTTCCTGCCGCTTTTCACCGGCCCGATTTACGGCGTCGGAATGTTGGCGGCAGTACTGATTCTGGCGCTGATGATCGTGCCGACAGTCGCCGCAATCTCGCGCGACGTAATCGCGGCGGTGCCGCAGACGCAGCGCGAGGCGATGCTCGCGCTGGGCGCCACGCGCTGGGAGGTCATCCGCCGCGTGGTGCTGCCGACGGCGCGCATCGGCATCTTCGGCGCCTGCATCCTGGCCCTGGGGCGGGCGATCGGCGAGACCATCGCAACCACGATGGTGATCGGTAACCGGCCGGTGATCTCGGCCTCGCTGTTTGCGCCCGGCTACACTTTGTCGAGCGTCATCGCGAACGAATTCACCGAAGCTACTACTACAGTTTACCTCAGTGCGCTGGTCGAGCTCGGGCTGCTGCTCTTCATCGTCAGCATGATCGTCAATGGGCTGGCGCGCCTGTTACTCTGGTCAATAGTCAGACCCGCCAAATGA